The following proteins are co-located in the Synergistaceae bacterium genome:
- the feoB gene encoding ferrous iron transport protein B: MSMVVMKTFGLMGQPNTGKSTVFNALTGSRQHVGNWPGKTVERKEGYFTIGSKQYRILDLPGTYSLRANSDEEVITRDAIVNDEIDMILAILDASQLERSMFLLSDYAGIERPIVILLNMVDVAEEQGKIIDSKAISAALGVPVLPVTAVRKDGLAPLIKMLESGGITGGHLDAGKLEILYKEAFGVKWDELMECLPDLPGRSRVWTGVKLLEGDSQVLARVIEKTENWAEVEALLSALSTQKDGLLIASDCKFRWIHSIVEEAVVAPFGAHPRRGWFDRLATSRFWGKLIAVCAIIGALICSQLIGGPFTFSLLLSMGTVSADLASALNAIHITPFLVSLICDAILPGAIMALGMSFYVAAISLCFGFLEEIGYMARIAYVFDSSMQRLGLHGKAIMPFLVSFGCNIGGVAGTSVIDSWRQRMLAISISLVIPCGSVWGVVALMGYTFFGNNTVWIILALFGVALLHMYITSKIFGYLFLSEGDRTGLIMELPPYHKPNPWLLFRFVWQRMSDVLFRALRLIILVAVVFWALSYSPGGDITRSVVYIVGKFIEPITLWFGLTWQLFIAFVISGLGKEASLGVIGALFSATGEGVNLAGLAVQEAGVMGDFTANLLASVTKPQALAFIFGFFFNMPCVVTMGAMASATHSIKWTMRIAFYYIGMALLMSFAAYHVGRLIF, encoded by the coding sequence ATGAGCATGGTGGTGATGAAAACATTTGGTTTGATGGGTCAGCCAAATACCGGGAAATCCACGGTCTTCAATGCGCTTACGGGCTCGCGGCAGCATGTGGGAAACTGGCCGGGCAAAACAGTAGAGCGGAAAGAAGGCTACTTCACAATCGGAAGCAAGCAGTATCGGATTTTGGACCTGCCGGGTACATACAGCCTGCGCGCCAATTCCGATGAGGAAGTCATCACGCGGGATGCCATTGTAAACGACGAGATCGATATGATCCTGGCCATCTTGGACGCGTCTCAATTGGAGCGGAGCATGTTCCTGCTCTCCGATTACGCGGGAATCGAAAGGCCTATCGTGATTTTGCTGAATATGGTGGATGTGGCTGAAGAACAGGGCAAGATCATCGACAGCAAGGCCATATCCGCGGCGCTGGGCGTTCCTGTCCTGCCGGTGACCGCCGTGCGGAAAGACGGGCTCGCGCCGCTGATCAAAATGTTGGAGTCTGGAGGGATCACGGGCGGCCACTTGGATGCCGGCAAATTAGAGATCCTCTACAAAGAAGCCTTCGGGGTTAAATGGGACGAACTCATGGAATGCCTTCCCGATCTGCCAGGGCGCTCCCGCGTCTGGACGGGAGTGAAGCTCTTGGAAGGAGACTCACAGGTTCTGGCGCGTGTGATCGAAAAAACCGAGAATTGGGCGGAAGTCGAGGCTTTATTGTCTGCGTTGTCCACGCAGAAAGACGGCCTACTCATAGCATCAGATTGCAAATTCCGCTGGATTCACAGCATTGTGGAAGAGGCGGTTGTCGCGCCTTTCGGCGCTCACCCGCGGCGTGGCTGGTTCGATAGGCTCGCCACGTCCCGTTTCTGGGGAAAACTGATCGCCGTTTGCGCGATCATCGGCGCGCTGATTTGTTCTCAGCTCATTGGGGGACCTTTCACTTTCTCACTGCTCTTGTCAATGGGTACAGTTTCCGCGGACCTGGCCTCCGCTCTTAATGCAATCCATATCACACCGTTTCTCGTCTCGCTTATTTGCGACGCGATTTTACCCGGAGCGATCATGGCGCTGGGCATGTCGTTTTACGTGGCCGCCATCAGCCTGTGTTTCGGATTCCTGGAGGAAATCGGATACATGGCGCGCATCGCCTACGTGTTCGATAGCTCCATGCAGCGCCTGGGCCTGCATGGCAAGGCCATCATGCCCTTCCTGGTCAGCTTTGGCTGCAACATTGGAGGAGTAGCCGGAACCAGCGTCATAGACTCGTGGAGGCAGCGAATGCTGGCCATATCCATCAGCCTGGTCATTCCCTGCGGAAGCGTGTGGGGCGTGGTTGCCTTGATGGGTTACACATTCTTCGGCAACAATACGGTGTGGATTATTCTGGCCCTTTTTGGCGTGGCGTTGCTGCATATGTATATCACGTCGAAGATATTTGGATACCTATTTTTGTCCGAAGGCGACAGAACAGGGCTGATTATGGAGCTGCCGCCCTACCACAAACCCAATCCATGGCTGTTGTTCCGTTTTGTCTGGCAACGGATGAGCGACGTGCTGTTCCGCGCCTTGCGCCTGATCATACTGGTAGCCGTCGTGTTTTGGGCGCTTTCCTATTCGCCGGGCGGTGATATAACCCGCAGCGTGGTCTATATTGTCGGGAAATTCATCGAGCCCATCACGTTGTGGTTCGGCTTGACCTGGCAGCTTTTCATCGCTTTCGTCATTTCGGGACTGGGCAAGGAAGCGTCTCTGGGTGTCATTGGAGCGCTGTTCAGTGCAACAGGGGAAGGCGTGAACTTGGCCGGCCTCGCGGTGCAAGAGGCGGGTGTAATGGGCGATTTCACGGCTAATCTGTTGGCTTCCGTCACAAAACCCCAAGCGCTAGCGTTTATCTTTGGATTCTTCTTCAACATGCCTTGCGTCGTGACAATGGGCGCGATGGCGAGCGCGACACATAGCATCAAGTGGACGATGCGCATCGCTTTTTATTACATCGGCATGGCTTTGCTGATGAGCTTTGCGGCCTATCACGTCGGGCGGCTGATTTTTTAG
- a CDS encoding ferrous iron transport protein A, whose protein sequence is MENLLVSGIILLFFVIAARRIFSRRGCGCGYCHSAFGGRVKIHDIGGKAMTMAEVKKGNFYIIKEISGDRRFISRVTSAGLTPGTKLEILQKGGGLPVLVYARDTMLAVNGREARQITVETAS, encoded by the coding sequence ATGGAAAATCTGCTTGTGAGTGGGATTATTCTTTTGTTTTTCGTGATAGCGGCACGGAGAATCTTTTCACGGCGAGGTTGTGGCTGCGGATATTGTCATTCCGCATTCGGCGGGCGCGTCAAAATTCACGACATAGGAGGCAAAGCCATGACAATGGCGGAAGTAAAAAAGGGGAATTTTTACATTATTAAGGAAATCAGCGGCGACAGACGATTCATTTCCCGCGTTACGTCGGCGGGGTTGACGCCCGGGACGAAGCTGGAGATATTGCAGAAAGGGGGCGGGCTTCCGGTGCTGGTCTACGCTCGTGACACCATGCTGGCGGTAAACGGCCGAGAAGCGAGGCAAATCACCGTGGAGACGGCGTCATGA
- a CDS encoding helix-turn-helix domain-containing protein yields MIGYMSVKETAARWGISQRRVQKLCEGGKIAEAMRIGRTWCVPQNTKKPFDGRAKKNANDMICYYTEKRIYTDLLELGAKTLSRNESCMLCQIENDTGNGVLTMYHISPGIKLLYSDMHMSEFKGHAIRSFAGAENVMEISYCLEGRFEVELQDGEHTYISEGDMMVALMSCVLRSSFFPLSRYHGISIFVDIPLASKIIEKISDTLGELKIDLAAVKKKFCKARPFFITQCVDSLKRLFSDLYEARDIVKESYIKLKVMELMLYLDTMEVSVTEEHRRYFYRTQIDKVKGIRNHIIAHMEEQFTQDELSRQFDIPLTSMKSCFKSIFGASIHNYIREYRLQAAAAMLRETDSSVADISARVGYETHAKFSAAFKSRMGLVPSEYRKVSVQKE; encoded by the coding sequence ATGATCGGTTACATGTCCGTTAAAGAAACGGCAGCGCGTTGGGGAATTTCGCAACGGCGTGTGCAGAAGCTGTGCGAGGGAGGAAAGATTGCGGAGGCTATGCGTATTGGACGTACATGGTGCGTACCGCAAAATACAAAAAAGCCCTTCGACGGAAGGGCGAAAAAAAACGCAAATGACATGATTTGCTATTATACCGAAAAACGAATATATACCGACCTCTTGGAATTAGGCGCAAAAACCCTCTCCCGAAACGAAAGCTGTATGCTCTGTCAAATTGAAAATGACACAGGGAACGGGGTTCTCACTATGTATCACATCTCTCCCGGCATTAAGCTGCTGTACAGCGATATGCACATGTCCGAATTTAAGGGACATGCCATCAGGTCGTTTGCCGGCGCGGAGAATGTAATGGAAATCAGCTATTGCCTCGAAGGACGGTTCGAGGTCGAGCTTCAAGATGGCGAGCATACCTATATCAGCGAAGGTGACATGATGGTCGCGCTCATGTCCTGTGTTCTAAGATCGTCATTTTTCCCGCTATCGCGCTACCATGGCATCTCAATTTTTGTGGATATTCCGCTCGCGTCGAAAATCATCGAAAAAATCTCCGACACGCTTGGAGAATTGAAAATAGACCTAGCGGCCGTTAAAAAAAAGTTTTGTAAAGCGCGGCCTTTTTTTATCACGCAGTGCGTGGATTCCCTTAAACGCCTCTTCTCCGATCTTTACGAGGCGCGGGACATCGTAAAGGAAAGTTACATCAAGCTGAAAGTGATGGAACTCATGCTCTATCTCGACACTATGGAAGTGAGTGTGACAGAAGAACATCGCCGGTATTTTTACAGGACGCAGATAGACAAAGTGAAAGGCATACGTAACCACATTATAGCTCATATGGAGGAACAGTTTACGCAGGATGAACTGTCAAGGCAGTTCGATATACCGCTCACATCGATGAAAAGCTGCTTTAAGTCTATATTCGGGGCATCCATCCATAACTACATACGCGAATACCGTTTACAAGCTGCGGCCGCTATGCTCCGGGAAACTGACAGCTCTGTCGCCGATATTTCCGCGAGAGTGGGCTATGAAACCCACGCGAAGTTTTCAGCGGCCTTTAAGTCGCGCATGGGTCTTGTCCCATCAGAATACCGAAAAGTTTCTGTCCAAAAGGAATAA
- a CDS encoding polyribonucleotide nucleotidyltransferase, with protein sequence MEKEFSVQIGEKPLVFRTGKLAKQANGAVFASQGETTILITACVTDTARTGIDFFPLLVDFEERYYSAGKIPGGFIKREGRPTESAILSSRVIDRSIRSLFDDRMRNDVHVVATVMAVDQIYPPNVLAINGASAALAISGIPWGGPVGAVRIGLMDGKLIVNPTEEQMSSSSLDLLVAAHDDGITMVESGAAEVSEELLVDAIDLAQNEIKKLIALFRQMRDEVGKPTIEVTLPESHPEVDSWIIENLDSTIDAAVRIHEKKPRSEKISAAKKSAKVHFAESHPGLEDYISSCVDERVKKIMRSIIVNEGARVDGRAMDQLREIGCELGILPRVHGSALFTRGETQALAVTTLGMVGEDDQVLDGIKLDEPAKRFILHYNFPPYSVGEVRAMRGPGRREIGHGALAERALRYVIPSGDEFPYVIRVVSDILESNGSSSQASICGGSLSMMHAGVPLRKHVAGIAMGLIKEGDKIQVLTDIQGLEDHYGDMDFKVAGTRDGVTALQMDNKAGGITREILHNALNQAKTARLQILEKMESRISVPDSLSPNAPRIYKTTIDPEKIRDVIGPGGKTIRSITQRAGVKINVEDSGDVSIAGSTQERVDEALSIIRGLTKNLAAGEIYHGTVTRLMAFGVFVECLPGKEGLLHLSEVSTHRVPKVEDVFKPGDKVLVMVKEIDDMGRVNLTRRRIVLDEAKVTQAGFGHCLPDERERENLIESVAENAPPAAPRGDRDNRDRDRHDRGDRGGREYRPYSGRPSRKD encoded by the coding sequence ATGGAAAAGGAATTTTCCGTTCAGATCGGCGAGAAACCGCTTGTGTTTCGTACCGGAAAATTGGCGAAACAAGCAAACGGGGCCGTCTTCGCGTCGCAGGGGGAGACAACGATCTTGATTACGGCCTGTGTAACGGACACGGCGCGGACAGGTATAGATTTTTTCCCGTTATTGGTGGATTTTGAGGAACGTTACTATTCCGCTGGTAAAATTCCAGGAGGCTTTATCAAGCGAGAAGGACGCCCCACGGAGTCCGCTATATTGAGTTCGCGGGTGATTGACCGGTCGATACGCTCGCTTTTCGACGACAGAATGCGCAACGACGTGCACGTTGTCGCCACGGTCATGGCCGTGGACCAGATCTACCCCCCCAACGTTCTAGCGATCAACGGAGCTTCGGCGGCTCTGGCCATCTCCGGCATCCCTTGGGGCGGTCCAGTGGGTGCAGTCCGAATCGGATTAATGGATGGTAAACTAATCGTGAATCCCACTGAGGAACAGATGAGCTCGTCTTCTCTGGACCTTCTGGTGGCCGCTCACGATGATGGCATCACTATGGTGGAGTCTGGGGCTGCCGAGGTATCGGAAGAACTTCTGGTTGATGCCATCGACCTGGCTCAGAACGAAATCAAAAAACTCATCGCTTTGTTCCGTCAAATGAGAGACGAGGTTGGTAAACCGACCATAGAGGTCACCCTGCCGGAATCCCATCCAGAGGTAGACTCCTGGATCATAGAAAACCTGGATTCAACCATCGACGCCGCCGTTCGCATTCACGAAAAGAAACCCCGATCCGAAAAAATAAGCGCGGCAAAAAAAAGCGCCAAGGTACATTTCGCGGAGTCCCATCCTGGGTTGGAAGATTACATTTCGTCCTGTGTGGACGAGCGCGTCAAGAAGATCATGCGGTCCATCATCGTAAACGAAGGCGCGCGTGTGGACGGAAGAGCTATGGATCAGTTGCGTGAAATCGGTTGCGAACTGGGAATCCTTCCCCGCGTCCACGGCTCGGCGCTGTTTACGCGAGGAGAAACCCAAGCCCTGGCCGTGACGACCTTGGGCATGGTGGGCGAAGACGACCAGGTCCTGGATGGCATCAAGCTGGACGAGCCCGCCAAACGCTTCATTCTGCATTACAATTTTCCTCCTTACTCGGTGGGCGAGGTACGCGCTATGCGCGGCCCGGGTAGACGCGAAATCGGTCACGGAGCCCTGGCCGAGCGCGCGTTGCGCTACGTGATTCCCTCTGGAGATGAATTTCCTTACGTTATCCGGGTCGTCTCCGACATTCTGGAGTCGAATGGTTCCAGTTCCCAGGCCAGCATCTGCGGCGGCAGTCTGTCCATGATGCACGCCGGCGTGCCGCTGCGTAAACACGTGGCGGGGATCGCTATGGGCCTCATTAAGGAAGGGGACAAAATCCAGGTCCTGACCGACATTCAGGGACTGGAGGATCACTATGGCGATATGGACTTCAAGGTGGCTGGGACGCGAGACGGAGTGACCGCCCTCCAAATGGACAACAAAGCGGGAGGCATCACGCGGGAGATTTTGCACAACGCTCTGAATCAGGCCAAAACTGCGCGCCTTCAGATCCTGGAGAAAATGGAATCTCGGATCTCGGTCCCAGACAGCTTGTCGCCCAACGCGCCGCGCATCTACAAGACGACGATCGACCCCGAAAAAATTCGGGATGTTATCGGTCCCGGCGGGAAGACGATCCGTAGCATCACCCAGAGGGCGGGAGTTAAGATCAACGTGGAAGACTCCGGGGACGTGAGCATCGCGGGTTCTACGCAAGAACGGGTGGACGAGGCCCTCTCCATCATTCGCGGGCTCACTAAAAACCTGGCGGCTGGAGAGATTTACCACGGCACTGTCACTCGCCTCATGGCTTTCGGCGTTTTCGTGGAGTGTTTACCCGGAAAAGAGGGTTTGTTGCACTTGAGCGAGGTCAGCACTCACCGTGTCCCCAAGGTGGAGGACGTCTTCAAACCCGGTGACAAGGTCTTGGTTATGGTCAAGGAGATCGACGATATGGGCAGGGTGAACTTGACGCGCCGCCGCATCGTGTTGGACGAGGCCAAAGTCACCCAGGCCGGATTCGGACACTGTTTGCCCGATGAGCGAGAGCGCGAGAACCTGATCGAAAGTGTCGCCGAAAACGCGCCTCCTGCCGCTCCTAGAGGCGACAGAGACAATAGAGATCGAGACCGCCACGATAGAGGAGATAGGGGAGGACGCGAGTATCGACCCTACAGTGGAAGACCTTCCAGGAAAGATTGA
- the dut gene encoding dUTP diphosphatase, with protein sequence MSQALISIFRTERAKKFPLPAYATPASAGVDLRAVEGCAIQPGERRLIPTGISIALPVGYEAQVRPRSSLALKQGIILPNSPGTIDADYRGEIKVILLNLGDSPFTIEPGDRIAQMVVAPVSQVNWAEVDTLNDLRETERSEGGFGSTGR encoded by the coding sequence ATGTCTCAAGCCTTGATTTCCATTTTTCGGACCGAGAGGGCTAAGAAATTTCCCCTACCGGCCTACGCGACTCCTGCCTCGGCTGGAGTTGACCTTCGGGCGGTAGAAGGGTGCGCGATTCAGCCGGGAGAAAGAAGGCTCATCCCCACGGGCATCAGTATCGCGCTTCCCGTGGGTTACGAGGCTCAGGTACGACCCCGCAGTAGCCTAGCTCTGAAGCAAGGAATCATCCTGCCCAACAGCCCCGGGACCATTGACGCCGACTACCGAGGGGAGATCAAAGTGATTCTATTGAATCTGGGAGATTCCCCTTTTACGATAGAACCGGGTGATCGCATCGCCCAGATGGTGGTGGCGCCGGTGAGCCAGGTGAATTGGGCGGAAGTCGATACATTGAACGATTTGCGCGAAACAGAACGAAGCGAAGGCGGTTTCGGCAGTACGGGAAGATAA
- the queD gene encoding 6-carboxytetrahydropterin synthase QueD, producing MLLRKEFTFDAAHNLVHYHGKCEALHGHTYRLAVVLEGVPDEEGMILDFRELSQIVKNRVVSRLDHSYINDILEQPTAENIAFWVWDRIIEEVSRPNCKLFCLEVWETPTSCVTLRAEDKKS from the coding sequence GTGTTACTCCGAAAAGAATTTACCTTCGACGCAGCGCATAACCTGGTTCATTATCACGGCAAATGCGAGGCTCTTCATGGACACACCTATCGCTTGGCTGTGGTGTTGGAGGGCGTTCCAGACGAGGAGGGGATGATTCTCGATTTCCGAGAGTTGTCCCAGATCGTGAAAAACCGCGTTGTATCGCGCTTGGATCACAGTTATATCAATGATATTCTCGAACAACCTACAGCGGAAAACATCGCGTTTTGGGTGTGGGACCGGATTATAGAAGAGGTTTCGCGCCCTAACTGCAAACTTTTCTGCCTGGAAGTCTGGGAGACGCCCACCAGTTGCGTGACCTTGAGGGCCGAAGATAAAAAGAGCTAA
- the folE2 gene encoding GTP cyclohydrolase FolE2 produces the protein MRDVQKDKDSRNIAIDRVGVCGVSYPILVMDRDSGAQNTVASIAMSVSLPHEYRGTHMSRFIETLEEYKGKVGPATLEAVTKRLCEKLDATEAEIEFQFPYFVQKNAPVSGIPSYMRYEASLEGIYKQGVFDMVSGVGVSIQTLCPCSKEISSCGAHNQRTMVRLQVRMNELVWFEEMIQMVENSSSTPLFTLLKREDEKHVTEQAYANPHFVEDVLRDLAVKLNDNDRIDWYRVSVRSAESIHNHDAFAEVCRDKRSLKET, from the coding sequence ATGAGAGACGTACAGAAGGATAAGGATTCCAGAAATATCGCTATCGACCGGGTGGGGGTCTGCGGCGTCAGCTACCCGATCCTGGTGATGGACCGAGACAGCGGCGCTCAAAATACGGTGGCCTCCATTGCCATGTCGGTGTCGTTGCCCCACGAGTACCGCGGAACTCACATGAGCCGCTTCATCGAAACCCTTGAGGAGTACAAGGGCAAGGTGGGGCCGGCGACCCTGGAGGCCGTAACGAAACGTCTGTGCGAAAAACTAGACGCGACGGAGGCTGAGATCGAGTTTCAATTTCCCTATTTTGTGCAAAAAAACGCGCCTGTGTCGGGCATTCCCAGTTATATGCGCTATGAGGCTAGCCTTGAGGGGATATACAAACAAGGCGTTTTCGACATGGTTTCAGGAGTGGGAGTTTCCATCCAGACTCTTTGTCCCTGTTCAAAAGAGATTTCCTCCTGCGGTGCTCACAATCAACGCACGATGGTACGCCTTCAGGTGAGAATGAACGAGTTGGTATGGTTCGAGGAGATGATCCAGATGGTGGAAAATTCTTCATCCACGCCCCTCTTCACTCTATTGAAACGCGAGGACGAAAAACACGTGACGGAGCAGGCTTACGCCAATCCTCATTTCGTGGAGGACGTGCTGCGAGATCTAGCCGTGAAGTTGAACGATAATGATCGGATCGACTGGTATCGCGTCTCGGTCAGGAGCGCCGAGAGCATCCACAATCACGACGCGTTTGCGGAGGTCTGCCGGGACAAAAGAAGTCTAAAAGAAACCTAA
- a CDS encoding YggS family pyridoxal phosphate-dependent enzyme — protein MVEIIDTIKERVLSVRERMERSAARVGRRASEIQLMAVTKTRTKEEMLEAASLVDVLGENRVQEASSKKRDWPGSMNVAWHLIGHLQSNKVRKALSVFDGVDSVDSVGLALAVERIAAETDRVVPVLLEVNTSGEAAKTGVAPEHFPELLDRALDCPHLRLDGLMTIGPLTEAEAEARRAFARLREMVLEARHKSGLLLSVLSMGMSDDFEWAILEGSTVVRIGTALFGARHGL, from the coding sequence TTGGTAGAAATAATAGACACGATAAAAGAGCGTGTCCTGTCCGTGAGGGAGAGGATGGAACGGAGCGCCGCCCGTGTCGGGCGCCGCGCTTCTGAAATTCAGTTGATGGCGGTCACGAAAACTCGCACAAAGGAGGAGATGTTGGAAGCCGCCTCTTTAGTGGATGTGCTGGGCGAAAATCGAGTGCAAGAAGCCTCCTCCAAAAAACGAGATTGGCCCGGCTCCATGAATGTCGCGTGGCATCTGATCGGTCACCTGCAGAGCAACAAAGTCCGCAAAGCCCTGAGTGTGTTCGACGGGGTGGACTCGGTGGATTCCGTGGGGTTGGCTTTGGCCGTGGAACGGATCGCGGCGGAAACGGACCGCGTCGTTCCCGTGCTCTTGGAGGTCAATACATCAGGAGAGGCCGCCAAGACGGGGGTTGCCCCGGAGCATTTTCCTGAACTGCTGGACCGCGCGTTGGACTGCCCTCACCTGAGGTTGGACGGTCTCATGACTATAGGTCCTCTGACGGAAGCTGAAGCGGAGGCGCGAAGGGCTTTCGCCCGATTACGTGAAATGGTTTTGGAGGCTCGGCATAAATCAGGGTTGTTGTTGTCCGTTCTTTCTATGGGTATGAGTGATGATTTCGAATGGGCGATCCTGGAGGGCAGCACCGTTGTGCGGATAGGAACAGCGTTATTCGGAGCCAGGCATGGCCTATAA
- a CDS encoding cell division protein SepF produces MWRNVMQLFGFYGEEDEEDEYPEYDEEPQLRGKSRQTKKNRTGRKEVPRAKPTSPALVFFKGVPSEDIKLRLRDVLLGGTMVLLDLQDLDKEHLQGEGNSFLHFMGGVAFAHRGQMEQIGPFLFVITPREGMLECWPGEE; encoded by the coding sequence GTGTGGAGAAACGTGATGCAACTTTTCGGCTTCTATGGAGAAGAAGACGAAGAAGACGAATATCCAGAGTATGACGAGGAGCCTCAGCTTAGAGGTAAGAGTAGGCAGACTAAAAAAAACAGAACCGGCAGGAAAGAGGTGCCCCGAGCGAAGCCTACCTCCCCTGCATTGGTTTTTTTTAAAGGAGTACCATCAGAGGATATCAAACTTCGGCTGCGAGATGTGTTATTGGGTGGGACAATGGTGCTTCTGGATCTTCAAGACCTGGATAAAGAACATTTGCAAGGAGAAGGGAATAGTTTTCTTCATTTTATGGGAGGCGTGGCCTTCGCGCACAGAGGACAGATGGAGCAGATAGGGCCGTTTCTTTTTGTCATTACCCCACGTGAAGGAATGTTGGAATGTTGGCCGGGGGAGGAATAA